The sequence CCGTCGCGGAATGGGACGGCCGCCCCGACACTACGCCACTACAGCGCGGGTGCCTCCTCGGGCTGCCAGTCGAGGTTCTTCAGGCTCTCACCGGCGGTCCGCTGCGCGCGGCCCACCGCCTTGCTCACCGCGTTGCCGGCCCTGTCCAGGGCCCGGTCCACCGCCGCCACGAGCGTCGTGTCCTTCGACTCCAGCGTCAGCTCCTTCCCATGCTCCAACCGCAGCGTCACCTTGCATGCCTTGTCCACGCCGCCGCGCGGGCCGTTGGTGTCCTCCAAGCGCAGCACCACTTCCTTCACGCGGTCCGACAGCCGGTCCAACGCGAAGCGCACGCGGCGCTCGCAGTGGCTGCGCAGGGTTTCGGTGAGGGCGATGTGACGGGCTCGGATTTCGATACGCATCCAGGACGCTCCTTCTGGCCCCCCATTGGGCCTACCTCTTCTCTGTCCACGAACCCCTTTCGTCGCAAATAGGAAAAGCCCCCGTGACGCTTCGGAAAATCCGAAGTTTCACAGGGGCCGGGTAGGGCGGAGGGGCAGGGCCCCCCACTGCGGGGCACGGGCCGCGGAAACGTCGTCTTGGGAGTGGGCTTCCGTGGCGCGCTGCGTCGGAAGCCGCTGTCGTCGAGGCGGGCTGCTACGGAGGCGTCGTCGTCGCCGTGGCCGCCGGCTTCTGCGACGTCTTGCCCGCAGGGGGAACAGGCGCGGGCGCCGGCTTCACGGGCGGTGCGTCCTTCGGAGCCTCGGCGGTGGCCGTGTCGGCCTCGGTGGCCATGGGCTTCTTCTTCTCCGGCAGCGCGTAGATGGGCTTCTCCGGAATGGCCCGGGCGCCGATGCGCTCCTGCTGCTCCACCATGCGCACCCAGAGCGACGCCTTGGGCGCCACCAGCGCGTTGTCCGCCAGCACCAGCGTGCGCACGTCCTGCGCGCGGCGGTACAGGCGCGGCGCCACGTCCGGCTGGTTCGGGTCCGAGTCGCTCACCTGCACCTGCTCCTGCACGCTGATGCCCTTCTCGTCGTACGTCAGCGTGGAGGTCAGCTCGAACTTGCGGCGCAGCCCGTTGGGCAGCGTGAAGCTCATCTCGCGCGACAGCGGGAACCACGCGGCGCCCAGGCACGCGCGGGCCTTGTCGGACACGGACTCGGTGAAGAAGCGGTTCTGCCGCAGCGGCATGATGCGCGCGTGCCGGCGGCACACCTCCTCGCCCTCCGTGGTGCACGCGTCGCCTTCCGCCACCAGGATGCGCGTGCCCTGCACCGTCTCCAGGCGCAGCTTCGCGTTCTTGGGCATGGCGCGCAGCGAGCCCAGCGCGTCCACGCGGAAGCCCCGCTCCGCCGTCTCCACCAGCGCCACCGGCCCCAGGGCCTCGCCGTTGGTGAAGCGCCGCGTAATCACCCACACCAGCCGCTGCCCGGGCTGGAGCGTCTCCATCACCAGGTCCTGCTCCGTCAGCTTCTCCGGCGGAGGAAGGGGGAAGGCGTCGGGGCCGGCCTCCACGCACTCGTCGGCGGCCGGGTCCTGAGACCAGACGGGCGCGCCCGTGCAGTCCACCGCAGGCCGGGGCGCCGCGCCGGTGTCCTTGTCATAGCCGTGGAGCAGCAGGCTGAACCACGTGTCCGGCGTGGGGAAGGAGCGCGCGTTGTCCCCCGCCTCGGCGAAGCACATCGACGGTTTCTGCACGGTGGCACAGCCAGCCAGCAGGGACAGCGCCACGGCGGAGACCTGGAGCGTTCGTTTCATGGGTTCTCTCAGGCATTGGCGAACTGGAGGTCCCAGTCGCCTTCCGCGGTCAGGGCCACATGCAGCTTCGGGGGCACCGCGCCGCCCACCAGGTGCTGCAACAGCTCGCGGGAGAGCACCGGCATCAGCGAGCCCTGGAGAATCTGCTCCATGTTGCGCGCTCCCATCTCCGACTCCGTGCACCGGCGCGCCAGTTCGTCCAGCAGGCCCGGCGCCAGCGTCGTGTCCACGTTGTGGGCGGCCTTCAGCCGGCCCACCAGCTTCGCCAGCTTCATCTCCGCAATCTGGCGCATGATGTCGCGCTGCACCGGACCGAAGGGCACAATCGTCATTCGCGCCAGCAGCGCCGGCTTGAAGTGCTTGCTGAGCACGGGACGGATGGCGGACACCACCTGCTCGGTGGTGGGCTCGGCGAAGTCTTCGAACAGCCGCATCAACACGTCCGAGCCCAGGTTGCTCGTGAGGATGATGACGGTGTTCTTGAAGTCCACCTGCCGGCCCTCGCCGTCCGTCAGCGAGCCCTTGTCGAAGACCTGGTAGAAGAGGTTCATCACCTCCAGGTCGGCCTTCTCGCACTCGTCCAGCAGCACCACGGAGTAGGGGCGCTGGCGCACGGCCTCCGTCAACAGGCCGCCCTCGCCGTAGCCCACGTAGCCCGGCGGCGAGCCGATGAGCCGGCTCACCGTGTGCTTCTCCTGGAACTCGCTCATGTTGAGCGTCGTCATGAAGCGCTCGCCGCCGTACAGCGTGTCCGCGAGCGCCAGCGCCGTCTCCGTCTTGCCCACGCCGCTGGGCCCCACGAAGAGCATCACGCCAATGGGTGTGTCCGGGTTGCGGATGCCGGCCTGGGAGATGCGGATGATTTCCGCCACCTTCTTGATGCCGGCCTCCTGGCCGCGCACGCGCGAGCGGAGCTTGTCCTCCAGCGTCAGCACCGACGCCAGCAAGTCACTGCGCATCTTCCCCACGGGCACGCCCGTCCAGCCCGCCACCACGCGCGCGACGATGTCCGCGTCCACGTCCGAGTGCACCAGCGGCACCTCGCCGCGCGCCTCGGCCAGCTTCTTCGTGGCCTCGTCCACCGCCGCCTTCAGCGCCGCCGTGTCGGCCTCCGGCTTCGCCTCGCGCAGCGCCTTGCGCGCCTCCATCAGCGCCGCGACGGCTGTGCGCTCCGTCTCCCAGCGCGCGTGCAGCGTGGCCCGCGCGTCCACCGTGGCGCGCAGCTTCTCCTCGGCCGAGGCCAGCGCGTCGCGCTCCTCCTTCGTGCCGGTGCCCTCGTCCAGGTCGCGCTTGCGCGCGTCGCGCTCGCGCTCCAGCGCGGAAATCTCCTGGTCCATCCCCACCAGCTCCTCGGGGCGCGTGGACAATTCAATCTTCACGCGGGCCGCGGACGTGTCGAGCAGGTCCACCGCCTTGTCCGGAAGCTGCCGGCCGGAGATGTAGCGGCTGGACAGGCGCACCGCGGCGGTGACGGCCTCGTCGCGGATGGTGACGCCGTGGGAGG comes from Pyxidicoccus parkwaysis and encodes:
- a CDS encoding HPF/RaiA family ribosome-associated protein, encoding MRIEIRARHIALTETLRSHCERRVRFALDRLSDRVKEVVLRLEDTNGPRGGVDKACKVTLRLEHGKELTLESKDTTLVAAVDRALDRAGNAVSKAVGRAQRTAGESLKNLDWQPEEAPAL
- the tssH gene encoding type VI secretion system ATPase TssH, whose translation is MGAPIRVDPKALVRRLTPTSTRLLEAAVARASAGRFYEIVPEHMLVQMLEPEDSDVARILQQFGVDRRHLLSSMERALQGLRAGNAGRPVFSETLFQWFEEAWLWASVEQGTTRLRSGVLFAQFVSRRARYTAELFPELDAISRDELVSSLDVVLRPSPENVEVASADAAAAGAGAGGAAGAPGGRGDEALKRFATSFTGRVREGKIDPIFGRHREIRQMVDILSRRRKNNPILVGEPGVGKTALVEGLAWAIVRGEVPDALKNVDLLGLDLGLLQAGAGVRGEFENRLKAVIAEVKASPTPIILFIDEAHTIIGAGGSQGGTDASNLLKPALARGELRTLAATTWAEYKKYFEKDAALERRFQPVKVEEPSVEEAELMLRGLRPTYETSHGVTIRDEAVTAAVRLSSRYISGRQLPDKAVDLLDTSAARVKIELSTRPEELVGMDQEISALERERDARKRDLDEGTGTKEERDALASAEEKLRATVDARATLHARWETERTAVAALMEARKALREAKPEADTAALKAAVDEATKKLAEARGEVPLVHSDVDADIVARVVAGWTGVPVGKMRSDLLASVLTLEDKLRSRVRGQEAGIKKVAEIIRISQAGIRNPDTPIGVMLFVGPSGVGKTETALALADTLYGGERFMTTLNMSEFQEKHTVSRLIGSPPGYVGYGEGGLLTEAVRQRPYSVVLLDECEKADLEVMNLFYQVFDKGSLTDGEGRQVDFKNTVIILTSNLGSDVLMRLFEDFAEPTTEQVVSAIRPVLSKHFKPALLARMTIVPFGPVQRDIMRQIAEMKLAKLVGRLKAAHNVDTTLAPGLLDELARRCTESEMGARNMEQILQGSLMPVLSRELLQHLVGGAVPPKLHVALTAEGDWDLQFANA